cagtggggagaacaagtatttgatacactgccgattttgcaggttttcctacttacaaagcatgtagaggtctgtaatttttatcataggtacacttcaactgtgagagacggaatctaaaacaaaaatccagaaaatcacattgtatgatttttaagtaattaatttgcattttattgcatgacataagtatttgatacatcagaaaagcagaacttaatatttggtacagaaacctttgtttgcaattacagagatcatacgtttcctgtaggtcttgaccaggtttgcacacactgcagcagggattttggcccactcctccatacagaccttctccagatccttcaggtttcggggctgtcgctgggcaatacggactttcagctccctccaaatattttctattgggttcaggtctggagactggctaggccactccaggaccttgagatgcttcttacggagccactccttagttgccctggctgtgtgtttcggtcgttgtcatgctggaagacccagccacgacccatcttcaatgctcttactgagggtaggaggttgttggccaagatctcgcgatacatggccccatccatcctcccctcaatacggtgcagtcgtcctgtcccctttgcagaaaagcatcccaaagaatgatgtttccacctccatgcttcatggttgggatggtgttcttggggttatactcatccatcttcttcctccaaacacggcgagtggagtttagaccaaaaagctctatttttgtctcatcagaccacatgaccttctcccattcctcctctggatcatccagatggtcattggcaaacttcagacgggcctggacatgcgctggcttgagcagggggaccttccgtgcgctgcaggattttaatccatgaaggcgtagcatgttactaatggttttctttgagactgtggtcccagctctcttcaggtcattgaccaggtcctgccgtgtagttctgggctgatccctcaccttcctcatgatcattgatgccccacgaggtgagatcttgcatggagccccagaccgaggtcatcttgaacttcttccattttctaataattgcgccaacagttgttgccttctcaccaagctgcttgcctattgtcctgtagcccatcccagccttgtgcaggtctacaattttatccctgatgtccttacacagctctctggtcttggccattgtggagaggttggagtctgtttgattgagtgtgtggacagctgtcttttatacaggtaacgagttcaaacaagtgcagttaatgcaggtaatgagtggagaacaggagggcttcttaaagaaaaactaagagagccggaattcttactggttggtaggtgatcaaatacttatgccatgcaataaaatgcaaattaattacttaaaaatcatacaatgtgattttcgggatttttattttagattccatctttcacagttgaagtgtacctatgataaaaattacagacctctacatgctttgtaagtaggaaaacctgcaaaatcggcagtgtatcaaatacttgttctccccactatataaaTCTATGTTCAGGCTATTCTAACTTCAAATTCTTTAAGATCTGTATAAACTATAACTATATAAATGTACATAAATGTGCATAAAATAACTCACCAACAGTTactcttgaaccgttcaagctagagacaccaaaccaattTTCTCATGTTCAAGCGATCCTAACTTCACATTCTTAAAAACTGTATAAACTATAAACGGTGGTAATTAGCATAAAGTAGCATTACACATCATGGATTCAATGGAAAAAAATAAGAACACAGGGGTAGACATTTTAAATGCTACCGGTCGGTCTTTAACTATTTCAGCTACAAACATTAAAACAACAttaatattttcttaactttTCAAATCCATAAATACCAACTAGCAAGCTaccacattttcttcaggaaatttACTTTTCTAGTTTTCATTGACATTACTCCGATTTTCTCTTGGAGGATAAACACTCTTGGATTGTTTCATTTCTGCTCGATTTTTTCACAACCTGTGTTCTACTGTCCCCAGCTGCTGAATATCAGAtttgaggtgactaaattaaaGGGGGAGGGATAGAAAGATGAGGATTAGGGAGACATAAGAACAGAGAATAGAggaagaaaatagtaaaatggAAGTGAAGGGTGCACTCTTGACGTAAGTACAACCACCACCACTCCCACTGAGTGATCACTGTCATACCCACTCCAGGGGTCTTTCCACCAGCCACCACTTCcacatcctccccctccctcctcttgtcTGTCAGAGCCTAACATCAGCCTCACATCCAGCTCCAACTGTCTGTGTTTGTTTAACTATTTTCCTGGCAGCTGTGGCAATCTGAAGGAGTCAGGCAGGCCAGCATGAGGGACAGGAGGCCTGATCAACCTCTTCAGTCACAGCAGGAGGATGTGGTGACCTCTCTAAGGCCATGTCAGCACTCTTCAAACCACAGGAACAATTCTGTGATGATGCAATGACATCTCCTTCATTGTCATTTcctccactcacacacacatgcccaaACACGTACAAAAAATTGACGGAATCAAAGTAAAGAAATCAGAAATGTATTCACCATGTTAGGTTTATTTACTTTTCGAAGTTATCACTTGAGGAAAGGCAGATAAGGTAAAAAAGGCAAACAACTGAAATCAAATGGCAAAAAGACTGTTGGATACAATAAAAGCACTATTAGCACAAAACTTTAACATAACAGGTAAGGAGTCCATCAAACATATTGACAGGCATGAAGAAAAATGAATTTTAGCAGGGACAATCATTGTATAGTTTTAACTGCTTCTTCAACATAATATACTAGTCTGCTGCTAGCATTTCATGTAATGCTGGGCTGATCCCTAAATAGAAGAAACATTTGTCATCGACAGTGCATTGTCAAAAGATATCTAGATTATTGCTCACTTGTAGCAGTAGTTACTTTACCAATGGCAACTAAGTGCTACTGTATGGTTATGTGGTGTTCACATTGCTAGACTACAGTGCACTTCAATACAGATTTTAATTAGAAATCCATTTTGCAGAGTTTCTCATAGTATCTATGCACCATAGCACCAACAGTTATGGAGAAATCCTCCTAGGCACCAGTGAGAGCCGTTCTGAGAGTAGCTGAGGGATGCTTCTTAGAGCACACAGCTGGCAGTCTTCTGACTACAAGTGAAGATCTCACTCTGAGTACTATGTATTTTCAGACAGATCAACATGGAAAAACACATTGACATCCAAAGACACCacggcacacacatacacacgcacacacacacacgcacacacgcacacacacacacacacacacacatacacacgcacagatTTAGCTCAAAATATCATCAACACATTTCCATGGAATGTGAACAGTCCATTTAACACACATCTCCTTCTTCTGTTAAACCTCTTTCAGGATGCAGGGATTCCTTCAACCTCTGTGTTGACTCTAGAAGATCCCAGGCAGCAGGCGATAGGGAACTGCATCAGTGTAGCGCTTCCAGTCTTTGCCGTACTTGCTGCTGCAGCGATGCTCGTCTCTCACACAGCGGTGCACCAGCAGGATGGTCATGTAGACGATGTAGAAGTAGGGATGAATGTGGCCGAAGCCGCAGGCTGCACAGTAGGCCAGCGAGCCCATCAGGTCGCCCGTGTAGTTGAGGTGGCGTGTCACTCCCCAGAAGCCGGAGGTCATGAGCTTGCTGTGGTGCAGGCTGCCGTCACCCGAGCGGTAGGCACACTCAATGAAGGTGGGCTTCTTGCCCCAGATGGAGCACTTCCCCTCAGTCCGGCGGAACAGGTCCTTCTGGTGGTTGGTGGAGCGGAAGATGTAGTAACCCACCAGACCCAAGAGGAGGACAGCAGCAGCATGGGCTGTGGAGAGCTGGACTGGGTTATACACCAGGTACAAGCCCTGTAGAAAGAGACATCATGCCAAACATACAGTATGATGTCATGACTGTTGAATAGGAAACAAGAAAGACTCCATAACAACTATATTTAACTCAGCCAGTATAATAGAAGCACATTACTCAAGTATAATTTCCATTACTTGTTAATGTTTTCGCAGTGGCTTCTGTGTTGGGTGTCTGACTACATTTTTTTTATGATGATGCGACTTACCTGCAGGGTGTAGAGGAAGGGCAGCCACACACAGTCTCCCCAGCCCAGGTACCAGCCAAAATGGTCATGGCAGATGTCAATCGTCTTCAGGTACCATGCCTCATTCCAGAAGAAGTCAAGAACATAGATTGCCTGGAGGAGGAGTAATTACATTAGTAGCCATTCATTGGAGGCAAAGCTTGCCTAAACTGGTTCAGTCAAAGCTACCACTCTGTAAGGTCTAGTTTAGCTAGCTCACTCGCTAACAAACCCTGCCATCtagtggtagagggagaggagtgtCTCACCTGCAGCACATTAACCAGGATCATAGAGTTGGTCACATAGCCATAGAGCTCCTGCTGTTTGGCTGCATAGGAGAGGTTGATGAGAGTCCAGGCAACAATACCAGGTCTCCCGTTGAAGAAGAGCTTGAAGTCGAACCATTTCCCGATGCGGGGATTGAACTCAATGCCCATCATGTAGTTATAGAAGACGTTGCCTGTGAATTTGCTGGAAAATGACAAAGGCAATTCAGATTAAATAGGCCCAAAGTGACAAGTTTGAATGAAATATAACATATTATTGGATGTAAGGGACAAGTTGTATATCCTAACATATTATTGAATGCATGTAGTCCTCACCAGTCCTCTGCATTGGTGGGGAAGAGGTAGGCCTTGACAAAGGCAAAGGTGGACACAGCATAGCCCAGTATGTTGGTGCACCACAGCAGTGGGATCCAGTTGTCGAAGATTATTGTGGGGGAAAACCAGTGGAAGTATTGAGCGTTGGCATACCACAGGGCATGGGTGATCAGCCACGACTGTAAACCATTGATCTCATACTTGTTTATGAGGCCTAGGAGAGAACAAACAATGGGGGGTGTTACCAATGACTGcatatatgaatggacaaagccatcgatcacgtgacaccattcattcctatgtgaagactcaatagcgcattgaagccaaatgaagtcgtttaagatggcgtctcatggagacaACATGTGCAGTTTAAGCTActgtggcttcaatgagagggggcagtcgttctcTTGGGTGGAACAGAGCCAAGTGTTTGCAGACGACTACACTTAACAGTAGTGTGCACATAAAATATCTGTAAATATTAATAGAAACCAATCCTTCATCTCCTAAAACAACTATTTTTTCTTCTCAGGTGCCTTACCTGCTGGGGTGCGAGCTCCGTCCTGAACCCCACCTGCATAGCCAGGCAGGAACTTATGAGTGATATCAGGAACACACATGTAGAGCACCACCTGATGGAGAAACAGTGTCATTCCACAGAACTCCCATCGTTGAAATATTCTGATGCATTAAACCATAATAAAATGTAATTTACACACACATGGCACTACCTACGGCCTTACCTGGAAGGAGACCCAGATGGTGTAGATCTGAGCAGCGGTCCAGGTGAAGGAGGGGGCCTTGTCCCAGATGGAGCCCAGGGTGGCCTCTCCACTGTAGAGCTCCACCAGGGGCTGGCTGACCGAGCATTGGTACTGGTCACACACCATGACAAAGAAGAACACCAGGAAGGGGGCTGTGCACAGCAGCAGGATCACAGCGCTCAGAGAGAACCAGTCCACCTCCCTAACAGAGTGGTAGGTGTGGAGGGGATGGGGGAAATAACATACAGAGTTGTAATTGTGCAAATGCATAATCATTGGAGCATTTATAATCATTAATAATTCCTTTCatttttcctttaaaaaaaacgcTTGATACTCTAATTTATTAGAGTTGTTATTATTAGGCTGTAGATCTAATCTAACATAAACTATATGGGCCAAGGACTTTGCCTTGTGGTGTTCTGCCAACTTTGCTAGAGTTCACTTTA
This DNA window, taken from Coregonus clupeaformis isolate EN_2021a unplaced genomic scaffold, ASM2061545v1 scaf0266, whole genome shotgun sequence, encodes the following:
- the LOC121573333 gene encoding 7-dehydrocholesterol reductase; amino-acid sequence: MSSAVAMEATRRRHKLSSNGGASETTEEPAGQWGRAWEVDWFSLSAVILLLCTAPFLVFFFVMVCDQYQCSVSQPLVELYSGEATLGSIWDKAPSFTWTAAQIYTIWVSFQVVLYMCVPDITHKFLPGYAGGVQDGARTPAGLINKYEINGLQSWLITHALWYANAQYFHWFSPTIIFDNWIPLLWCTNILGYAVSTFAFVKAYLFPTNAEDCKFTGNVFYNYMMGIEFNPRIGKWFDFKLFFNGRPGIVAWTLINLSYAAKQQELYGYVTNSMILVNVLQAIYVLDFFWNEAWYLKTIDICHDHFGWYLGWGDCVWLPFLYTLQGLYLVYNPVQLSTAHAAAVLLLGLVGYYIFRSTNHQKDLFRRTEGKCSIWGKKPTFIECAYRSGDGSLHHSKLMTSGFWGVTRHLNYTGDLMGSLAYCAACGFGHIHPYFYIVYMTILLVHRCVRDEHRCSSKYGKDWKRYTDAVPYRLLPGIF